A stretch of the Mycolicibacterium celeriflavum genome encodes the following:
- a CDS encoding amidohydrolase family protein → MSAQASPKANRAIDCLVNVHFGETEQQPTWMLKVRDDYFKGPQSMFAPVDLSELLDEMDEQGVVKAILMDSIAKPSTTARKFVDARPDRFALAMGGVNLLRPIPSLRELTAVVKDLPVAYTAVGPSFWGDGQYPPSDAVYYPLYTKCAELGLPLCVNTGLPGPPIPGEAQNPIHLDRVCVRFPELKLCMIHGADPWWDVAIRLLIKYQNLRLMTSAWSPKRLPDSLLHYMRTRGPNKVIYASDWPVLKMRRVVPEALALDLPAEALDNYLYNNAHEFFFGTDDQEQ, encoded by the coding sequence ATGAGCGCCCAAGCCTCCCCGAAGGCCAACCGGGCCATTGACTGCCTGGTCAACGTCCACTTCGGCGAGACCGAGCAACAGCCGACGTGGATGCTCAAGGTCCGCGACGACTATTTCAAGGGCCCGCAGTCGATGTTCGCGCCCGTCGATCTGAGCGAATTGCTCGACGAGATGGACGAACAGGGCGTCGTCAAGGCGATCCTGATGGACAGCATCGCCAAACCCTCGACGACGGCGCGCAAGTTCGTCGACGCCAGGCCCGACAGGTTCGCGCTGGCGATGGGGGGTGTCAACCTGTTGCGGCCCATCCCGTCACTGCGGGAGCTGACGGCCGTCGTCAAGGACCTGCCGGTGGCGTATACGGCTGTGGGACCGAGCTTCTGGGGCGACGGTCAGTATCCGCCCAGCGACGCCGTGTACTACCCGCTCTACACCAAGTGCGCCGAACTCGGGTTGCCGCTGTGCGTCAACACCGGCCTGCCGGGACCGCCGATTCCCGGCGAGGCGCAGAACCCGATCCACCTCGACCGGGTCTGCGTGCGGTTCCCCGAACTCAAGCTGTGCATGATCCACGGTGCCGATCCGTGGTGGGACGTCGCGATCCGACTGCTGATCAAGTACCAGAATCTTCGCCTGATGACGTCGGCGTGGTCGCCGAAGCGGTTGCCCGACAGCCTGCTTCACTACATGCGCACCCGAGGACCGAACAAGGTGATCTATGCGTCGGACTGGCCGGTGCTCAAGATGCGCCGGGTCGTTCCCGAGGCCCTCGCCCTCGACCTGCCCGCCGAGGCGCTGGACAACTACCTGTACAACAACGCCCACGAGTTCTTCTTCGGGACCGACGACCAGGAGCAGTGA
- a CDS encoding acyl-CoA synthetase: MSEWTIGAVLDAIAQAVPDRLMTVCGARRSTFGESADRTRRLANYLAGHGFGAHRERAELQNWECGQDRVALLMHNDLYPDMVIGCLKARTVPVNVNYNYTPREVAELLDYLRPRAVIYHRSFGPRFADVLPPASADLMISVDDDSSVPQLPCATPLEDALGQGDTDHHIAPSPDDVMMVCTGGTTGRPKGVMWRQSDTYVISMNGADHDSVDEIHAKVAHGGQPWFAVSPLMHAAGMWTAFAALLNGLPVILYDRTRFDPRAVLETAQREKVGLMTMVGDAYAAPLVDELRSGSYDLSSLFAIGTGGAATNPKHQRALLDLLPQITLINGYGSSETGNVGFGRSQRGQEKDTFELREGALVLSEDYRRFLAPGEDEVGFVARGGRIPLGYFDDEAATRRTFPVVDGRRVVISGDRGSLAADGTLRLFGRDSLVVNTGGEKVFVEEVEEVLRGHPGIADALVVGRPSERWGQEVVALVALRDGAHATHDALRTHCTSSLARFKSPKEFIFVDQIRRLGNGKPDYRWAKSTATQQASLT, encoded by the coding sequence ATGAGCGAATGGACCATCGGGGCGGTCCTCGACGCGATCGCCCAGGCGGTGCCGGATCGGCTGATGACGGTCTGCGGCGCCCGCCGCAGCACGTTCGGTGAGTCGGCCGACCGCACCCGTCGGCTCGCGAACTACCTTGCCGGCCACGGGTTCGGCGCGCACCGCGAACGCGCCGAACTGCAGAACTGGGAGTGCGGGCAGGACCGCGTCGCGCTGCTCATGCACAACGACCTCTACCCCGACATGGTGATCGGCTGCCTGAAGGCGCGCACGGTGCCGGTGAACGTGAACTACAACTACACCCCCCGCGAGGTCGCCGAACTCCTCGACTACCTACGCCCCCGCGCGGTCATCTACCACCGGTCCTTCGGGCCGAGGTTCGCCGACGTGCTCCCGCCGGCGAGCGCCGACCTGATGATCTCGGTCGACGACGACAGTTCGGTTCCGCAGTTGCCCTGTGCGACTCCGTTGGAAGATGCGCTGGGGCAAGGCGATACCGACCACCACATCGCGCCGTCGCCCGACGACGTGATGATGGTGTGCACCGGCGGCACCACCGGCCGACCCAAGGGCGTGATGTGGCGCCAGAGCGACACCTACGTCATCTCGATGAACGGTGCCGATCACGACTCCGTCGACGAGATTCACGCCAAGGTCGCACACGGGGGTCAACCGTGGTTCGCGGTATCTCCGCTGATGCACGCCGCTGGGATGTGGACGGCGTTCGCCGCTCTGCTCAACGGCCTGCCGGTGATCCTCTATGACCGGACGAGGTTCGACCCGCGCGCGGTACTGGAAACCGCGCAACGGGAGAAGGTCGGCCTGATGACGATGGTCGGGGACGCCTACGCCGCGCCGCTGGTCGACGAGTTGCGCAGCGGCTCCTATGACCTGTCGTCGTTGTTCGCGATCGGGACCGGGGGAGCGGCGACCAATCCGAAACACCAACGCGCGCTATTGGACCTGCTGCCGCAGATCACGTTGATCAACGGGTACGGGTCCTCCGAAACCGGCAACGTCGGGTTCGGCCGCAGCCAGCGCGGCCAGGAAAAGGACACCTTCGAACTGCGTGAAGGTGCGCTGGTGCTGTCCGAGGACTACCGCCGCTTCTTGGCCCCCGGCGAAGACGAGGTCGGCTTCGTCGCCCGCGGCGGGCGCATTCCGCTGGGCTACTTCGACGACGAAGCGGCGACACGACGGACGTTCCCGGTCGTCGACGGCCGCCGCGTGGTGATCTCCGGCGACCGGGGATCGCTGGCGGCCGACGGCACGCTGCGGTTGTTCGGCCGCGACTCACTGGTGGTCAACACCGGGGGCGAGAAGGTGTTCGTCGAGGAGGTCGAGGAAGTGTTGCGCGGCCACCCAGGGATCGCCGACGCGCTGGTGGTGGGGCGGCCCAGCGAGCGGTGGGGCCAGGAAGTGGTGGCACTCGTCGCACTGCGGGACGGCGCGCATGCCACCCACGACGCACTGCGCACACACTGCACGTCGAGCCTCGCACGTTTCAAGTCGCCGAAGGAGTTCATCTTTGTCGATCAGATTCGTCGCCTCGGCAACGGCAAGCCCGATTACCGCTGGGCGAAAAGCACCGCAACACAACAGGCGTCGCTGACATGA
- a CDS encoding amidohydrolase family protein has product MTSPKPLDYMAIDVDNHYYEPIDSFTRHLPKEFKRRGVQMLSDGKRTFAVMGGVINQFIPNPTFDPIIEPGCLDLLFRGEIPDGVDPASLMKVDRLADHPEYQNRDARVKILDKQNLETVFMLPTFACGVEEALKHDIEATMASVHAFNLWLDEDWGFDRPDHRFISAPIISLADPDKAVEEVEFVLGRGAKTVCVRPAPVPGVVKPRSLGDPLHDPVWARLAEAGVPVIFHLSDSGYLAIAALWGGKSTFEGFGKKDPLDQVLLDDRAIHDTMASMIVHQVFTRHPKLKVASIENGSYFVYRLIKRLKKAANTAPYHFKEDPVEQLRNNVWIAPYYEDDVKLLAETIGVDKILFGSDWPHGEGLADPMAFTADIPQFPEFSVEDTRKVMRDNALELLGANVRAGAQR; this is encoded by the coding sequence ATGACTTCCCCGAAGCCGCTGGACTACATGGCCATCGACGTCGACAACCACTACTACGAGCCGATCGACTCCTTCACCAGGCACCTGCCCAAGGAGTTCAAACGCCGTGGGGTGCAGATGCTTTCCGATGGCAAGCGGACGTTCGCGGTCATGGGTGGCGTCATCAACCAATTCATTCCGAACCCGACGTTCGACCCGATCATCGAACCGGGCTGCCTGGACCTGCTGTTCCGCGGCGAGATCCCCGACGGCGTCGACCCGGCGTCACTGATGAAGGTCGACCGGTTGGCCGACCATCCCGAGTATCAGAACCGTGACGCCCGGGTGAAGATCCTCGACAAGCAGAACCTCGAGACGGTGTTCATGCTGCCGACGTTCGCGTGCGGCGTCGAGGAGGCGCTCAAGCACGACATCGAGGCGACGATGGCGTCGGTGCACGCGTTCAACCTGTGGTTGGACGAGGATTGGGGCTTTGACCGGCCCGACCACCGGTTCATCTCGGCGCCGATCATCTCGCTGGCCGACCCCGACAAGGCTGTCGAAGAGGTCGAGTTCGTCCTGGGTCGGGGCGCCAAGACGGTATGCGTGCGACCCGCACCGGTGCCCGGCGTGGTGAAACCGCGGTCGCTGGGCGACCCGCTGCACGACCCGGTCTGGGCGCGCCTCGCCGAAGCCGGCGTTCCGGTGATCTTCCACCTGTCCGACAGCGGATACCTGGCGATCGCGGCGCTGTGGGGCGGCAAGTCGACGTTCGAGGGCTTCGGCAAGAAGGACCCGCTCGACCAGGTTCTGCTCGACGACCGCGCCATCCACGACACGATGGCCTCGATGATCGTGCACCAGGTGTTCACCCGGCATCCGAAGCTGAAGGTGGCCAGCATCGAGAACGGCTCCTACTTCGTCTATCGGTTGATCAAGCGGCTGAAGAAGGCGGCCAACACGGCGCCGTACCACTTCAAGGAGGACCCGGTCGAGCAGTTGCGCAACAACGTCTGGATCGCGCCGTACTACGAGGACGACGTCAAACTGCTGGCCGAGACCATCGGCGTGGACAAGATCCTGTTCGGTTCGGACTGGCCGCACGGTGAAGGCCTCGCCGACCCCATGGCGTTCACCGCCGACATCCCGCAGTTCCCCGAGTTCAGTGTCGAAGACACCCGGAAGGTGATGCGCGACAATGCTCTCGAGCTGCTCGGCGCGAACGTGCGGGCCGGCGCCCAACGATGA
- a CDS encoding enoyl-CoA hydratase: MSAPDHVAEPVATPVRYEVRDTGVALITLNRPERMNGWGGGLATMFYERLDCAEADPDVRAIVVTGSGRAFCAGADMGDLTTISAATVDTAGDTDVGKLVGARHPHFVMSMRKPVVAAINGACAGMGLTLALMCDVRFAADGAKFTTSFARRGLIAEYGISWILPRIVGTGVAMDLLLSGRVFFADEAARLGVVNEVLPTDELLSRAIGYAEDIAANCAPSSLAVIKQQVYADTMRNVVEASDHAEKLMHESMTRPDFIEGITSFFEKRPPNFPPLTPEQEDTR; encoded by the coding sequence GTGAGCGCTCCTGACCACGTCGCCGAACCGGTCGCCACGCCGGTGCGCTACGAGGTGCGTGACACCGGCGTCGCGCTCATCACGCTGAATCGGCCGGAGCGGATGAACGGTTGGGGCGGCGGGCTCGCCACCATGTTCTACGAGCGACTGGACTGCGCCGAGGCGGATCCCGACGTGCGGGCGATCGTGGTCACCGGCAGCGGCCGAGCGTTTTGCGCCGGCGCGGACATGGGGGATCTGACGACGATCAGCGCCGCCACCGTCGACACCGCCGGCGACACCGACGTCGGAAAGCTGGTCGGCGCGCGCCATCCACATTTCGTGATGAGCATGCGCAAACCCGTCGTCGCCGCGATCAACGGCGCCTGCGCGGGAATGGGTTTGACGCTGGCGCTGATGTGCGACGTGCGCTTCGCGGCCGACGGCGCCAAGTTCACCACCTCGTTCGCGCGACGCGGGCTGATCGCCGAATACGGCATCTCCTGGATCCTGCCGCGGATCGTGGGCACCGGGGTGGCGATGGACCTGCTGCTGTCCGGCCGGGTGTTCTTCGCCGACGAGGCCGCCCGGCTCGGCGTGGTCAACGAGGTGCTTCCGACGGACGAGTTGCTGTCCCGCGCAATCGGCTATGCCGAGGACATCGCCGCCAACTGCGCGCCCAGTTCGCTGGCGGTGATCAAACAACAGGTGTACGCAGACACCATGCGCAATGTCGTCGAAGCCAGCGACCACGCCGAGAAGCTGATGCACGAGTCGATGACGCGGCCCGACTTCATCGAGGGCATCACGAGCTTCTTCGAGAAGCGCCCACCGAACTTTCCGCCCTTGACACCGGAGCAGGAGGACACCCGATGA
- a CDS encoding dihydrodipicolinate synthase family protein — MATAKDAREWARSHLRGIGDSLYTPFCGVDGDDIDWDAYRALVRHCVGVLNHPLLWCTSGIAEFWALTIDERKRLLEVAIEEGRAANPDVVVQACTAATAAKDCLELTRHAQEAGADIVYIQTPMMEAHGGVGVLRFFRYIADRTDIALGMFNSPSSGYVLTPAESAEIFDEIAAVCATKEGAFRPAASRLLHELAPGLAVWECDKTVYRAGWLRDGVVCPAQLGTAGYLFETAAHRPFSEYWELILADKLIEAMDHARDSGLDQFDLDMGSWFTCYPGRPDYFTHWGGAFKYAASVLGLPIGAYPHSRPPQAELPAEAKAQIDAAYRRFGLVGT, encoded by the coding sequence GTGGCGACGGCGAAAGACGCTCGGGAGTGGGCGCGCAGCCATCTCCGGGGCATCGGCGACTCGCTCTACACGCCGTTCTGCGGTGTCGACGGCGACGACATCGACTGGGACGCGTATCGGGCGCTGGTGCGGCACTGCGTCGGTGTTCTGAACCACCCGCTGCTGTGGTGCACGAGCGGCATAGCCGAATTCTGGGCGCTGACGATCGATGAACGAAAACGATTGCTGGAGGTCGCGATCGAGGAGGGTCGCGCCGCTAATCCCGACGTCGTCGTGCAGGCATGCACGGCCGCGACGGCGGCCAAGGACTGCCTCGAGCTGACGCGCCATGCGCAGGAGGCCGGCGCGGACATCGTCTACATCCAGACCCCGATGATGGAGGCGCACGGCGGAGTCGGAGTCTTGCGCTTTTTCCGGTACATCGCCGACCGCACCGACATCGCGCTCGGAATGTTCAACTCGCCGTCGTCGGGTTACGTGTTGACGCCGGCCGAAAGCGCCGAGATCTTCGATGAGATTGCGGCGGTGTGCGCGACGAAGGAGGGCGCGTTCCGGCCCGCGGCCAGCCGGTTGCTTCACGAGTTGGCACCCGGACTCGCCGTATGGGAGTGCGACAAGACCGTGTACCGCGCCGGTTGGCTGCGCGACGGTGTCGTCTGCCCTGCGCAACTCGGCACCGCCGGATACCTGTTCGAGACCGCGGCGCACCGGCCGTTCTCGGAGTACTGGGAGCTGATCCTGGCCGACAAGCTCATCGAGGCCATGGACCATGCGCGGGATTCGGGGCTGGACCAATTCGACCTCGACATGGGGTCGTGGTTCACCTGCTATCCGGGTCGGCCGGACTACTTCACGCATTGGGGTGGCGCGTTCAAGTACGCGGCATCGGTGCTAGGCCTGCCCATCGGCGCGTATCCGCACTCGCGGCCCCCGCAGGCGGAGCTGCCTGCTGAGGCGAAAGCCCAGATCGACGCTGCGTATCGGCGGTTCGGGCTGGTCGGCACGTGA